In Heteronotia binoei isolate CCM8104 ecotype False Entrance Well chromosome 5, APGP_CSIRO_Hbin_v1, whole genome shotgun sequence, the DNA window ACAGGTTTCCTTGATCCTTATCCAACACTCCAGCCCCTACAACACACTGACTAATACAATGGACTTTCTGGTGCAAGAATGTGAAAAAGATGTAACCAATGACTACTGTTTACATGGTTTCTCTTTTGTGTGGACTCTATAGTGAACAGTAAAACGTGAGCTATGTCTGAAGCTCTTTTCACACTTGgtacatttgtatggtttctccctttTGGTGATAACTGAGGCTTCCTCTCAGACTGAAGCTTTTCTCATGCTCTTATGTGGTTTCTCCCCTTCATGCCTTCTTTCATGAGCAGAAAGGTTTCTTCTGCTAGTGAGGCTCTTTCCACATACTAAGCATTTGTACAATTTGTACGATTTGCACaatttctcccccgtgtggatcCTTCGATGACCATTCAGGTGGTGGATTCGattgaacctctttccacattccatgcattcatatggtttctcccctgtgtgcaccCTCTGATGATAAGTAAGACCTGTTCTCTGACTAAAgttcttcccacactccaagcattgatatggcttctcccctgtgtgagtcctTTGGTGAACCTTGAGGTACCTAAAGCAACTGAAATTCTTTTCACACTCCAAGCAttgatatggtttctcccctgtgtgaatcctcTGGTGAATAGTAAGTCTTTTGCTACAGCTAagactctttccacactccaagcatttgtatggtttctccccagtgtgaatcCTTTGGTGTGAAACTAAATTGTCTTTTCGACTAAAGCTCCTTTTACATACCAAGCATGCATATGATTTCTCCCCTGCGAGAATTCTTTGATCTCTCTCAGGCCTGGATTTGTTGCCAGACCCTTTCTCATTCTGAGCGCCTttattccttcttcttcccttttgTAAATTTTTTATGACCAGGGTTTTATGGCAATCTCTCTTGCGAAGGACAACTGATTTTGTCATCTGCTTCTGGTTTCCTGCCTTCTTACTTCTCTTTAATCTTCTTTTATTCCAAGGTTCTTTTTCCTCCTGCAAATTCCTGTGTCTTCTCAGATGGTCAGCAGCACTTTGCTTTCTCTGATCTCCTCcaggaaaacaaagaaaaaccCAGTAAGCATCCCACACAATAACTATCTCATAGCCAAAACTGTCATTAGTTCAGAGTTTCTGATATGCCTGAGGAAACCTCTAATTACTCTCTATTAACTGAGAAATTTTCAAAGGGGAACAGTGCTGGAacaaagaggagattggatttataccctacccttaagagtctcagagtagtttacaatctcataagaatataagagcataagagaagcccagtccaacattctgtcatgcagtggccaaaaaccaggtgccattaggaggtccaccagtctccttccctccttctccccacaacaggcaccctgtgaggtgtgactgaaagagctcttttgagaattgctcttgagagaacaactctgagagaaccgtggctgacccaaggtcacccagcagctgcatgtggaggagtggggaatcaaacttggttctacaGTTTAGAGTGCACcactcataaccactacaccaaactggattccaTTTCGGTTCCAAGAAGAAAAGCAGCTGTGATGAACTGAAAGCAGTCTGCCTGAGTGAGAACTGAGAAGTTCTGATTATCTGAGCCGCTTCCATAGTAACGAATGTATCAAATGTAAAAAGACAGCCTGGAGGtaaaaatctcctcagagttcagATCAATGTAGAGATTGGAGCTGAGAGCAGACTGAGCAGGAAGTTCACTTCAGTTCCTGAGACAGAGCTGGTTTATTTAGAGCTCTTCTGCTTGAGAGTTGATTTGAGAAAAGGGGCTAACCATAGCACTTTCTGGGGAAAACTCTCAAGACTGTGGCagtgtcacaaggcagagtgaGGCTTTAAGACCTTGCTGAGCAGTTCCATCAGACcaaagggcagactcctggttctaaGCCAGAAcaccaaaacacacacactgtgagaggAACAAAAGGTTCTTGTGGCTGTGTGGAAATCCTAGAAGTCAGACAGAGTTCCTGGCTGTGAGAGGACTTAACACAAGTAAATGAGGTGCTAGTGTGAAGAGCCCTCAAGGGTGTTATTGTCCAGGGTAAAGCTCTACTGTCTAGAGGACACCTGATTGCTAGGGAAGAGGGTCTGTGAAGGGGACATCCATCACAAGTTCAGTCAGTCCAGTGTGGAGATATATTTGAGAAGCCTGAACTAACTTTAAAAGTCTTTCTGTATTGAATGAGTGTTCTCCAGTGTGAGGTAAACACTGTTTGTTTTATATTTCAatatcagcctgccaacatctctAGTGTTCTTGGTTATTATTACTTGATTttttgcctgccaactgattttatAAAACATTCATCAGctattatttcctcccttccttgcctttCTTAACATAATAAATCTGTTACTTGTTTTGAACTTTTAAAACGCTATCAGTGCCTTTATTATTTCTGACAAGGTTAATTTGGGTtccctgaggtactgggtaaaggtgaCAAAATTTCAGAGTGTTCCCCTTTCTACCTGCTGACCCTGACCATCCCTCACAGCAGCCAGATGACAAAATATACTGCTTTATTTCTTTACACACTGTAAATAATAAGAAAAAGGACATCTAACTACATTTGGATCTCACACCTTTTATGAGACAAATTATTCAAAGTCCCATTGTAGCAGCCCTGTTTTTCATtggcttcttccttcctgtcATATTCAAGTGACTTCCCAATCCTGCCACTTTTCCCATAAGGACACTTCCAAGGGCCATGCTTCCCTGCCTTCAGATGAAGGCAGATGAGAGATGCTTCTGTACCCTCCTACCAAGGATCTACAAATCCAGCCAGTAGAAATGGAGCACCCATCCACACTCATCTGCAGAAGACTTTTTCTTGCTTTACTGTGGTGAGCCATGGGTCACAACCGTCAAGCAGGTCATGGAATCCCACTGGCTGGGTTGCAGAAAAAACATTTGTGCTGATTTTTAGAAGCACCTCCTCCTACCTAAGTGTGGAATGTTTAGAGCACAGGGACACTGTATCTCCTGCCACTCTTTGCTGTAAGGAGCAGCAGGAGAGTGAAAGGAAGTCACTAAGGAACAAGAAGATGCCTTTTTTTGGTCAGGTGGGGTCAGAAATCCTCCCTCACAAAAGCTCTCCTCTCTCTTCCTGTCACCTGGCCAACTCCTCAGAGCACCACCCAGTCCTCCAATGATCTGTGAGCACTTGCAGCGCACAGTCTGACCCCCTGCCTGGCATGGTCATAACTCAGGCTCTTCATTCTGTCACAGGAGCACATTTTTGGGCATGTACTAGCAACTCAACAGGCCATACTCTGCctaccaagagccagtttggtgtagtggttaagtatgcggactcttatctgggagaactggatttgattccccacttctccacttgcagctgctggaatggccttgggttagacatagctatcgcaggagttgtcccttaaagggcagctgctgtgagagccctttcagccccacccacctcacagggtgtctgttgttgggggaaaagatatgggagattgtaagccgctctgagtctctaattcagagagaagggcagggtataaatctgcagtcttcttcttctaaaggtggAACCCGGCCTAAAGAAAGACTGAAGACCACTGCTCTAGTAAACATGTAGGTGAAGGTGTAAAATTGtgtttttacaaattaaaaagaGCATGCTGAGATTTCTTAAGGGGCCTGAAACACAGGGAATTGCAGAACAGCATCTATAATACTCCTATTAAAAATAGCATTTTCATTCTGCCATTCCTCCAAGGGGCTCAGGACAACAAGCACCATTCTCATGAGAGGTAGGTTACAGGCTGAGGAGAATGACCTGGGCAGCTTTATGTCCGAAACTGGACCTGAATTTGGGTCTTTTCAATCTCATTTCAGCActtgaaccactacaccacactgtcttgCTTTGCTTTCTGACAGGGTATTCTTCTGATATTGGTAATTTAGTTTCTCCATAGGCTACACTGTGGGTCTTTCAGCATAATGTCTCTCTCACACTGCAGAAATCCTCACAGGTTATACCTGATCTGTTTCTCTGGCAAGACCATAAACAAAAACTTACTCTCAGGCAGATCTGTCAGGATGACAATTATCTCTGGAACTGATCCCAGGAAAGACTCCGGTGTATCTTTTGAGGTAAGGCCTTCCTGTGAAAATCTCTTCACCCTCTTCTCTCTCACGCTGGTGTCTTCTTTGGCAGAAACAAAAGGAAATTCCTTATTCCAGCAAGAAAGAGAATCTAAGAAAGAAGAATGCAAGTCAGTCATGACTTTAAAAGAACAGGCCTCAATGGCAAACAGCATTGAAGGAAACATGCTTTAAATCAAGGCATGAGGGGATGAAGCCACAGAGATGTCTGCCAGAAAAATCCAGAGGCAGAATGATGAACATATTCTGGATGCTATCAAATTTGAACCACAATTTACAAACACAGAAGGGTTGCTCCACAGGTCTAAGGAAGTACCTGTTGAGTTCTTTGCTTCCTCAGAGTCTTTGATGAACATCTCATCCCTTTCTTCCAACCAGTAAATGAGGTCAGGTTTGCAGATTGAAGAGCCTTTTTGAAAAGATAAGGAGCACAAAGAGAAAAGATAAGAAGCCCAGACAACAGCCCCCAAACCAAAAAGGCCCCACCCAAACTGAAAAGTTCTGTTCCCCCTTTCTTCCAGCATCTGGGAGCCATTTAAATCTTGTtttactcccccacccccaccaccttaAAGTAGCAGGAAGCAAATCCAAAggattaaatggctggcagccatttaaacctaacaccTGATCCcgcactgctcagctgtttggtttaaatgactgGCCCTGGACAGCTGAACCGAACTGGTGAAAAGTTCTCCGGACATCAGTTCCCAAGCTCCAAACTGCCCAAGTTCGCCTAAATTTCAGCTCATGAGCCAGTCTATACCCATTCCTATTGGTTACATCTTTGAGACTTGGTTAACTATCATTAATTCTCCATGGAACTTAATGAGAAATAAAGAGCAGGCCATGCACAGACCAGCCAACTACTTGCTTACCCATAGAGACCATGCTCCTATAGTtttccagcatgacttccctgtaaagAGCTCTTTCACCAGCATTCAGCAGAGCCCACTCCTCCTcggtgaaatacacggccacctcctcaaatGATACAGGACCCTGGAAGAACCAAGATGCTTTGGCTAACAACAGGTTGGCCAATATggcgattaaaaaaaaaattcttccaatGCTTCTGCCATACAGCAGGGGGCCAGAACGGGCCTTCTACTGGCTAggaccactctggtaagggtctttaTGGAAGGGCCTAAAACACCCAACCACCTGTCTTCCTTATAGTAAAaccttttaactgtgaccaaagagacgtgaggacccaggcagttaaaCAACAGTTtgtttacagtgctcaaataataagtgggtagtgaaatatatatacagtgaagcagtggtccccaacctttttggtaccagggaccggCAACGCTGCACCCCCCCCgtcacccccccccatcagaGTGCACCTTGGTGCCGCCCCTTCATCCTTCCATCCCTTCCGCTCcacctccacgccccccccccggcacgaTCACAGCATGCCACGCCTCGGCCCCACTGGCTGCGATGTTGTGTGCATCTTATCCTTCTTCTAAGAATGCGCTGGAGGACGCTTCCCCAGctcctttctggaactggaagggagggggagccaagcctcctcTAGTGCGTTCTTAGAAGGATAAAATGCATGCTGTGTCACAGCCAGTGGGGCAGAGATGCGGTGCACACTGATCGCGCTGAGGAAGAGGcagagcagaagggaagggagagggtggCGGTGGCAGCGGAGTGGCGGGAGGCGGTAGCGGCCTCCCGTGTGGCCTGGTTGCCAACAgtccacggaccggtaccagtccatggactgggggttgaggacccctgcagtaaaggttggtgtaaacaaaaagaaaagccctacccTGACTTGCTAAACTTTCCCTTGATTTAGCTACAGAGACTTACCCGTTCagtaagggatctctcctgctgccttttcTCCTGCAGCTTTTCCAGAAAGAACGCACCCTGTTGGTGCCTTGGCCTTTTATGCTCTCCTGCCAGCTGGTCCCACCCCTcttgggctagttttccctctgAATTTTCTTCACCCAATCAAACGGACTGCAGGGATCCTGAGAGATGTAAGCCCACCAGCAATTCCAATGTAGGCTTCTCCCTGAATTCTAGGCCATTCTAGGCCTCAGACTCATGACAGCTTCAAATAAGAAAACGGAGTGAAGTCACAGCCTACCTTGCTTTGACATCTTGTGCTAGCAGAAAGGTACACttcagaaagaaggggggactcaagccattcctttctcctttccatGACCTAATTCTTACGCAGAACGGATGTTTCTGCTCCTTTGGAAAGTGGCAATGATCAACAGCCCCCGAGAAATATCTTTTCTGCTGTAAGCAGGACAAAAGAAGTAGGAAAGTTACCTACTTACAATCACATTTTCCCATTTCAATTCCCTTTTCTGATCTGAGGAACAGAATGCTGCAGGGCAGCTGCTTACACAATCACCTTGCAAATATGTCCCCAAAAGATACTGGTTcatgtgaggtcttaccaggcccgtagctatgggcagtggggggaaggcagctccattcaaccccccttctctctgtagggcccctctatTGGAGAGCCTCGTATACGAATTTGGCAGCAGGACCCGAAGATGAGGGAGGGGAGCAAGCTCAAGAAAAaccaacaagagagagagagagagcgacagccagggggaaagagagagagagagagaaaacaaaagagTATGTGAGAGAAcaagggggacagtgagagagaggaACAGCGAGGGGAAGAGCGAGTAAGCGACAGCGAGATAGAGAGCGAGcacaagagagagtgagagagcaacagcGAGAAGAGAGcgggagagagagctggggccgggcgggctggctggtggagggaagaagcagccaagaccCACGCacacaccccccaaaaaatgtttttaaccttctgggcccctccacccaaaattttctggctatgggtctGGGTCTTACAGCAGTCAAAGCTTTCAAGAGCTCCGTAAAACTTGGTATTTTAGCAAACCTGGCATGAGAATCTGCACCTGTTCAAATACTTCCCTGCATTGCATTGAACTAGATCTCAGGTTGGATCTTTGCCTGGCTATGATATTCACTTGGTGACCTTGACCAAGTCACTTTAATTAAAAAGGCATGGGAGGTATAAGCAATGAGCTGTTATTACTGTTGTTATTAGAGTAAAAACATAATATTAAAAGGTAACTTAGAAAGTGCAGGTTTCATATATTTTTGTATTTCCTCTTCTTACTTTTCAGCACCCAAAACAGCTGCATACCTGCCAcattttccccctctcctttATTTTACATATTTAAATCCTATTTTCATTTTCTTCCCTAAGCATTTCTGTGGGACGTCCATAATGTCGCCTTTTAAATgtcaaattattttttaaaaaaaattatgaccCACTTTGGGGGAGCATTAGGCAAAGCAGAAAGGTGGCATGCAAATAGTCTATTTTTGTTCATTAAAAGAAATTGACATAAGGCCTATTCACGCTGTATTTTGACGACCGACTGTGAAAGGCGcgcaagctttcaagttctccagaaAGGTCCATCACGTTgtccagacagacagacagacagacagaggcgCTCTTTCAAGCCACCGTCTCAAATCCCCTGTTCTCTGCTCCTTGGGAAAAATAAACGGCAGGCTAATTCGCCTTCACCCACAgcattctgggaagaagaaggaaaaaaatggacGCCCTGCAACTATAAATAAATAGCTTGTGTATCTTCCCTCTGATGCTCGCCAAAATACAAAAGGCCCTTAAGAGGCGGAAAGGAAAGGACCAACTTCCGCAGTCCTGCAAATTCACTGTGCAATCCCAGGCAGAATTCCTGCAGCCTGCCGGTGAGTTTCATCCCGGAGGAATGGAAGGGACTAATGGAAGGGGCTAAGGGAAGCGACCCAAGGCAAGGCTGCTTTTTTCTCTTTCCTCCTCCGACCGTCTCAAGCCCGGGGTTCCCAAAGGGAGACAATACATTTCCTGGCGAGCCCCACAGCCACCCGCACAAGTAAAGGGATAAGGGGAGGGGGGCGCTTTACCTTCCGCAACCAGGCGCGCtcagaaggaaaggaggggcgAGACGAGACAAGAAGGAAGCCGGTCAATACATGGAATCCCCGCGGGGAACCCTTTGTACACCGCAGAATGCGCCGAGGACCAACAAGGCAGCAATCTGATCAGCTGCCGGCGCGCACCAATGCTGGGGCGGGAGACGCGAGGCTGGGGAGGAGTTCACTTCAccctttcctctcccctttcTTGTAGGAATGCTGCTCTTGGATGGAGCCCTGTCGGAAACAGTCACCTGAGCGGATCTTTACTTGGCTTGTGACAACTGACAAGGGCTAGGAGGGCTGGGGGACGCtcggtaaaacaaaacaaaaaaagccatacTGGAAGAAAATCTCTAGTTCAGGTGCGGCCTGGTGATCTCCAGGGCAGAGAACGCCCTGGCTGcggacagccagatatctctcaagtcagggaccaccagcagatgttgatgaCCAGAGCACCAGGAGAGGTGAGCCTGAAGATGTGGGTCCCTCGccattaagaagaagactgtagatttatacctcgctcttctctctgaatcaagagtctcaggCTGCGatcccacacactaaataatgcactttcaatccactttcagtgcactttccaactggattttgacagttcacacagtcaaatccagttggaaagtgcactgaaagtggcttgaaagtacattatttagggTGTATgatcacagtctcagagcagattacaagaaaaaagaaagggccAGTTTCAGTGGCTCACTGTCCATAGCCGTTGAGGCCCCCATATCAGCATCCGCCTGACTCAGTCATAGAATACTCCATCTTAGAAGGGTTCAGTCTCAGCTGACTCCACTTTAGGCATCCCATCATGGCTTTCCAATTCCTCAGCCAAATAAGTTGGGACGGTGTCCAGCCCACTGCCCAACAAGAGATACAGATGGCTGTtaatcagcatattgatgacaacccagcccaaaactctgcaccagctgggcaaggggatgcatgtataagcttttgtgtgcaagctttTAAATATACTTTTGAaagtagaagctttcatgtgtaagttaacttcttcagatacaaacaatGCAACAGAAATCTCCTACTTACAGGAAAGAGGGTGGAGGGGCAGGAAGggtcaagatgcataagttgaGCTGAAATTGGAGCAGGTGGCCAATAAGATCACGCCCTGAGAAAACTGCTCGGTTCTCACAAAGACCACAAACAGGAACGTGGGTGAGGACCATGTGTCTGGCATACCAGCCTGGAGTCCTGCGTTTCCCTATTGTGGCTGAAGAGTCAAAAGGGCAC includes these proteins:
- the LOC132571315 gene encoding zinc finger protein 235-like isoform X1, with translation MERRKEWLESPLLSEVYLSASTRCQSKGPVSFEEVAVYFTEEEWALLNAGERALYREVMLENYRSMVSMGSSICKPDLIYWLEERDEMFIKDSEEAKNSTDSLSCWNKEFPFVSAKEDTSVREKRVKRFSQEGLTSKDTPESFLGSVPEIIVILTDLPERDQRKQSAADHLRRHRNLQEEKEPWNKRRLKRSKKAGNQKQMTKSVVLRKRDCHKTLVIKNLQKGRRRNKGAQNEKGSGNKSRPERDQRILAGEKSYACLVCKRSFSRKDNLVSHQRIHTGEKPYKCLECGKSLSCSKRLTIHQRIHTGEKPYQCLECEKNFSCFRYLKVHQRTHTGEKPYQCLECGKNFSQRTGLTYHQRVHTGEKPYECMECGKRFNRIHHLNGHRRIHTGEKLCKSYKLYKCLVCGKSLTSRRNLSAHERRHEGEKPHKSMRKASV
- the LOC132571315 gene encoding zinc finger protein 630-like isoform X2, with the translated sequence MERRKEWLESPLLSEVYLSASTRCQSKGPVSFEEVAVYFTEEEWALLNAGERALYREVMLENYRSMVSMGSSICKPDLIYWLEERDEMFIKDSEEAKNSTDSLSCWNKEFPFVSAKEDTSVREKRVKRFSQEGLTSKDTPESFLGSVPEIIVILTDLPENQRKQSAADHLRRHRNLQEEKEPWNKRRLKRSKKAGNQKQMTKSVVLRKRDCHKTLVIKNLQKGRRRNKGAQNEKGSGNKSRPERDQRILAGEKSYACLVCKRSFSRKDNLVSHQRIHTGEKPYKCLECGKSLSCSKRLTIHQRIHTGEKPYQCLECEKNFSCFRYLKVHQRTHTGEKPYQCLECGKNFSQRTGLTYHQRVHTGEKPYECMECGKRFNRIHHLNGHRRIHTGEKLCKSYKLYKCLVCGKSLTSRRNLSAHERRHEGEKPHKSMRKASV